In a genomic window of Methylobacter sp. YRD-M1:
- the metH gene encoding methionine synthase, protein MSKIQLLKHQLSQRILFLDGAMGTMIQSYKLEEKDYRGERFADWAVDLKGNNDLLSITQPDIIRAIHRAYFEAGSDIVETNTFNATSIAMADYKMEALAYEINVESARLAKQVADEFTVKTPEKPRFVAGVLGPTNRTASMSPDVNDPGFRNISFDDLVKAYTEATHGLIDGGADIILIETIFDTLNAKAAIFAVEQYFEQIGYKLPVMISGTITDASGRTLSGQTVAAFWNSLRHVEPIAFGFNCALGAKELRQHIDELSTIADTHVSAHPNAGLPNEFGEYDESPEAMAEELADWARSGYLNIIGGCCGTTPAHIRAIVEAVKEYSPRPVPVIEKQCRLAGLEPMNIGPETLFVNVGERTNVTGSALFKRLIVEGNYEAALDIAKQQVENGAQIIDVNMDEGMLDSKQAMVRFLNLIASEPDIARVPIMLDSSKWEILEAGLKCIQGKGVVNSISLKEGEEAFIQHAKLIRRYGAAAIIMAFDEEGQADTKDRKIEICRRAYKILTEQVGFPAEDIIFDPNIFAIATGIDEHNNYGLDFIEATHEIKRTLPHALISGGVSNVSFSFRGNNPVREAIHAVFLYHAINAGMDMGIVNAGQLAIYADIPEDLRDAVEDVVLNRHAGATEKLLELAEKYRGEGSSAAKQEDQEWRSWPVNKRLEHALVKGIDEFIEEDTEQARLEAERPLHVIEGALMDGMNVVGDLFGAGKMFLPQVVKSARVMKKAVAYLMPFMEADKSGEMRSNGKILMATVKGDVHDIGKNIVGVVLQCNNYEVIDLGVMVPAEKILQTARLENVDIIGLSGLITPSLDEMVHIAKEMERQGFEIPLMIGGATTSRAHTAVKIEPNYHGPTVYVSDASRSVGVASNLLSTDLKGDFTQKIRSEYQEVRERHKGREAKTTQHTLAAARRNKYVWGNYEPVKPTFLGAKVIDHFPLDTLVWYIDWTPFFQTWEMAGSYPKIFDDKVIGNEARKLFDDAQVMLKKIITEEWLSARAVIGFFPANSEGDDIVVYTDDSRQQKLEILHHLRQQNVKAPGRPNYCLSDFIAPVDSGKADYIGAFAVTTGIGIEEKLRQFEQDHDDYNAIMLKALADRLAEAFAEYMHEVVRKEYWGYAKDEAYANEQLISEDYQGIRPAPGYPACPDHTEKAKLFEMLNVTANTSIELTESYAMYPASAVSGWYFSHPDAQYFNVGKIDRDQLADYARRKGITEDVAERWLSTHLHH, encoded by the coding sequence AATGGAAGCGTTGGCTTATGAGATCAATGTTGAATCGGCGCGACTGGCAAAACAAGTCGCCGACGAGTTCACTGTAAAGACGCCGGAAAAGCCGCGGTTTGTCGCTGGTGTTTTAGGGCCCACCAATCGCACAGCCTCCATGTCGCCCGATGTCAACGATCCGGGATTTCGTAATATTTCCTTCGATGATCTGGTAAAAGCCTATACAGAAGCGACGCACGGCCTTATCGACGGCGGCGCCGATATCATCCTGATCGAAACCATTTTTGATACGCTCAATGCCAAAGCGGCCATTTTTGCAGTCGAACAGTATTTTGAACAGATCGGTTATAAATTGCCGGTCATGATTTCCGGCACGATCACCGATGCCTCGGGCAGAACGCTTTCCGGACAGACTGTAGCCGCCTTCTGGAACTCGCTCAGGCATGTCGAGCCGATAGCATTCGGTTTTAACTGTGCATTAGGCGCAAAGGAACTGCGTCAGCATATTGATGAATTGTCAACCATTGCAGATACGCATGTTTCCGCGCACCCGAATGCCGGCCTCCCTAATGAGTTCGGGGAATACGACGAGTCGCCGGAAGCGATGGCCGAAGAGTTGGCCGATTGGGCGCGCAGCGGTTATCTGAACATTATCGGCGGCTGCTGCGGCACCACGCCGGCGCATATCAGAGCAATAGTCGAAGCCGTAAAAGAATACAGTCCGAGACCTGTTCCCGTCATCGAGAAACAGTGCCGGCTAGCCGGCCTGGAACCCATGAATATAGGTCCTGAGACCTTGTTTGTAAACGTGGGCGAGCGCACTAACGTAACCGGCTCGGCCTTATTCAAGAGATTGATTGTTGAAGGCAATTACGAGGCGGCGCTGGACATCGCCAAACAGCAAGTTGAGAACGGTGCCCAGATTATCGATGTCAACATGGACGAAGGCATGTTGGATTCCAAGCAAGCTATGGTGCGCTTTCTTAATCTGATCGCGTCCGAGCCCGATATTGCCAGAGTGCCTATCATGCTCGATTCGTCCAAATGGGAAATTCTGGAGGCCGGCCTTAAATGCATCCAAGGCAAAGGCGTCGTCAATTCCATATCTCTCAAGGAAGGCGAAGAGGCTTTTATACAGCACGCCAAGCTGATCCGCCGCTATGGCGCAGCTGCTATCATCATGGCTTTCGATGAAGAGGGCCAGGCCGATACCAAAGACCGGAAGATCGAAATTTGCCGGCGGGCTTATAAAATTCTTACCGAGCAGGTCGGCTTTCCTGCTGAAGACATCATTTTCGACCCGAATATTTTTGCGATCGCGACCGGTATTGACGAACACAATAACTACGGCCTGGATTTTATCGAAGCCACACATGAAATTAAACGCACCCTGCCGCATGCGCTGATCTCAGGCGGCGTATCGAACGTGTCGTTTTCATTCCGCGGCAATAACCCGGTAAGAGAAGCAATCCATGCCGTATTTTTGTACCATGCCATCAATGCGGGCATGGACATGGGCATCGTCAATGCCGGCCAGCTCGCTATCTATGCCGACATCCCCGAAGATTTGCGCGATGCGGTCGAAGATGTGGTATTGAATCGTCATGCGGGCGCAACAGAAAAATTGCTGGAGCTGGCCGAGAAATACCGCGGCGAAGGCAGCAGTGCGGCAAAACAGGAAGATCAGGAATGGCGCAGCTGGCCTGTCAATAAACGCTTGGAGCACGCACTGGTCAAGGGTATCGACGAATTTATCGAGGAAGATACGGAGCAGGCGAGACTGGAAGCCGAAAGGCCTCTGCATGTCATTGAGGGCGCGCTGATGGACGGCATGAATGTGGTCGGCGATCTATTCGGCGCTGGCAAAATGTTCCTGCCGCAAGTCGTCAAATCGGCGCGGGTCATGAAAAAAGCCGTCGCTTATTTGATGCCTTTCATGGAAGCCGACAAGTCCGGGGAAATGAGATCCAACGGCAAAATCCTGATGGCGACAGTCAAGGGCGATGTCCATGACATCGGTAAAAATATCGTCGGCGTCGTGCTGCAGTGCAACAATTATGAAGTCATCGATCTGGGCGTCATGGTACCGGCGGAAAAAATCCTGCAGACTGCGCGTCTGGAAAACGTCGATATTATTGGCTTGAGCGGCCTGATTACGCCGTCTCTTGACGAAATGGTGCATATCGCCAAGGAAATGGAGCGTCAGGGCTTCGAAATTCCGCTGATGATAGGCGGTGCGACTACCTCACGGGCGCATACGGCAGTCAAAATCGAGCCCAATTATCATGGGCCTACCGTTTATGTGAGCGACGCCTCCAGAAGCGTCGGTGTCGCCAGCAATTTGCTGAGCACTGACCTGAAAGGCGATTTTACCCAAAAAATTCGTTCAGAATACCAGGAGGTCAGGGAGCGGCACAAAGGCCGCGAGGCGAAAACCACGCAACACACCCTGGCTGCGGCAAGACGCAATAAATACGTGTGGGGCAACTATGAGCCGGTCAAGCCGACGTTTCTGGGCGCCAAAGTCATCGATCATTTCCCGCTGGACACATTAGTCTGGTATATCGATTGGACGCCATTCTTCCAAACCTGGGAAATGGCTGGCAGCTATCCGAAAATATTCGACGATAAAGTCATCGGTAATGAAGCCAGAAAGTTGTTTGATGATGCCCAAGTCATGCTGAAGAAAATCATTACCGAGGAATGGCTGTCCGCCCGTGCCGTTATCGGCTTTTTTCCGGCCAATAGCGAAGGCGATGATATCGTGGTTTATACGGATGATTCGCGCCAGCAAAAGCTCGAGATTTTGCATCATTTGCGGCAACAGAATGTAAAGGCGCCGGGTCGGCCCAATTACTGCCTGTCCGATTTCATTGCGCCGGTAGATAGCGGCAAAGCCGATTATATCGGTGCATTCGCCGTCACAACCGGAATCGGCATAGAAGAAAAACTGCGTCAGTTTGAACAGGATCACGACGATTACAATGCCATTATGCTGAAGGCCCTGGCCGACAGATTGGCCGAGGCATTTGCTGAGTACATGCATGAAGTGGTCAGAAAGGAATACTGGGGTTACGCTAAAGACGAGGCTTATGCTAATGAGCAACTCATCAGCGAGGACTATCAGGGCATCAGGCCGGCGCCTGGCTATCCGGCCTGTCCCGATCATACCGAGAAAGCCAAGCTGTTTGAAATGCTGAATGTGACTGCAAACACTTCGATAGAACTGACCGAAAGCTATGCGATGTATCCGGCTTCGGCTGTCAGCGGCTGGTATTTCTCCCATCCTGACGCGCAGTATTTCAATGTCGGAAAAATCGACCGCGATCAGTTAGCGGATTATGCGCGGCGCAAAGGCATCACGGAAGACGTGGCCGAGCGTTGGCTGTCGACGCATTTGCATCATTAA
- a CDS encoding class II fumarate hydratase, whose amino-acid sequence MTEHYRIEKDSMGELEVPADALYAAQTQRAVNNFPVSGLTMPPAFIKTVALIKQSAAKVNMELGELDAVIGQAIVQASQQIIDGGHSRHFPIDVFQTGSGTSTNMNVNEVLANLASQIAEQSVNPNDHVNMGQSSNDVIPTAIHISAAIECQKILLPGLAHLAQTLEEKAASLDHMTKTGRTHLMDAMPVRLSQELGGWALQIRNGIDRINAALPRVYKLAQGGTAVGTGINAHPEFAAKFAQTLSKETGLPFEPNASFFESLSAQDAMVELSGQMKVVAVSLMKIANDLRWMNSGPLAGLGEIELPALQPGSSIMPGKVNPVIPEATAMVAAQVIGNDATITIAGQSGNFQLNVMLPVIAYNILQSIELLGNVSRLLADKAIAGFTVREDNLQQALAKNPILVTALNPIIGYLKAAEVAKAAYKQGRPIIDVAAEMTELSRAELEKLLEPAHLTQGGINE is encoded by the coding sequence ATGACTGAACATTACAGAATAGAAAAAGACAGCATGGGCGAATTGGAAGTGCCGGCCGATGCTTTATACGCGGCGCAGACGCAACGCGCGGTCAATAACTTTCCGGTCAGCGGCTTGACCATGCCTCCTGCTTTCATTAAGACCGTAGCGCTGATCAAGCAGAGCGCGGCCAAGGTCAATATGGAACTGGGGGAACTTGATGCCGTTATTGGTCAGGCCATCGTGCAGGCCTCTCAGCAGATCATCGATGGCGGCCACAGCCGGCACTTTCCGATCGACGTGTTCCAGACCGGCTCCGGCACCAGCACCAATATGAACGTCAACGAAGTGCTGGCTAATCTGGCCAGCCAGATCGCCGAGCAGTCGGTCAATCCGAATGACCACGTCAACATGGGGCAAAGCAGCAATGACGTGATTCCGACCGCGATCCACATCAGCGCCGCAATCGAATGCCAGAAAATATTGCTGCCGGGGCTGGCGCATTTAGCTCAGACGCTGGAAGAAAAAGCAGCCAGTCTTGATCATATGACCAAGACCGGGCGTACGCATTTAATGGATGCGATGCCCGTGCGCCTGAGCCAGGAATTGGGCGGTTGGGCGCTGCAGATCCGCAATGGCATCGATCGCATCAATGCTGCGCTGCCTCGGGTCTATAAATTGGCTCAAGGCGGCACGGCTGTGGGCACGGGCATCAATGCTCATCCCGAGTTTGCGGCAAAATTCGCACAGACGCTCAGCAAAGAAACCGGCTTGCCGTTTGAGCCAAACGCATCGTTTTTCGAGAGCCTGAGCGCTCAAGACGCCATGGTTGAATTGTCGGGTCAGATGAAAGTCGTAGCGGTCAGCCTGATGAAGATAGCCAACGACTTGCGCTGGATGAACAGCGGTCCGCTGGCTGGCTTGGGAGAGATCGAACTGCCGGCGCTGCAGCCTGGCAGCAGTATCATGCCCGGCAAGGTCAACCCTGTCATTCCCGAAGCGACGGCTATGGTAGCGGCCCAGGTGATCGGCAACGACGCGACGATCACTATCGCCGGCCAATCAGGCAACTTCCAGTTGAACGTAATGTTGCCTGTGATCGCGTACAACATCCTGCAAAGCATAGAACTGCTCGGGAACGTCAGCCGCTTGCTGGCCGATAAAGCGATTGCCGGTTTCACGGTCCGTGAAGACAATCTGCAGCAGGCTTTGGCGAAAAATCCGATACTGGTGACCGCCCTGAATCCTATCATCGGCTACCTGAAAGCCGCCGAAGTCGCGAAAGCCGCTTATAAGCAAGGCCGTCCGATCATTGATGTCGCCGCTGAAATGACCGAACTAAGCCGGGCGGAACTGGAAAAACTGTTGGAGCCTGCACATTTAACTCAAGGCGGCATAAACGAGTAA
- the gmhB gene encoding D-glycero-beta-D-manno-heptose 1,7-bisphosphate 7-phosphatase → MDRYVLVDRDGVINHDSDDYIKSEEEWQPIEGSLEAIALLNRHGYKVAVITNQSGLQRGLFDQATLDQIHAKMRRLTAEKGGAIDCIYFCPHGPNDGCACRKPKPGLLTAFAADKHVDLQGMPFIGDALRDIQTAQAVGAIPILVKTGKGQKTLTDNPNLNIPVFDNLYDAAQYLVSRQ, encoded by the coding sequence ATGGATCGATACGTTCTGGTAGACCGTGACGGCGTCATTAATCACGATTCCGACGACTATATAAAATCAGAGGAAGAGTGGCAGCCGATCGAGGGCAGCCTCGAAGCCATCGCCCTGCTCAACCGGCACGGTTACAAGGTCGCCGTCATCACAAACCAATCAGGACTTCAGCGCGGCCTGTTTGATCAGGCCACGCTGGACCAGATACATGCCAAAATGCGCCGATTGACTGCCGAAAAAGGCGGTGCAATCGACTGCATCTATTTTTGCCCGCACGGCCCCAATGACGGTTGCGCCTGCCGAAAACCCAAACCGGGCCTGCTGACGGCTTTTGCCGCCGACAAGCATGTCGACCTGCAAGGCATGCCTTTTATCGGCGATGCGCTACGTGATATCCAGACCGCTCAGGCTGTCGGCGCCATCCCGATACTGGTCAAGACCGGCAAAGGCCAAAAAACCCTGACGGATAATCCCAACCTCAATATTCCTGTTTTTGACAATCTCTATGACGCAGCACAGTACCTCGTTTCAAGGCAATAA
- a CDS encoding glutaredoxin family protein: MIKLLLLGTASCHLCEEAEAIVDVCRAQAADQLTVETVDIAEQTQWQADYAVRIPVLYHPATQQDLGWPFGRKDVNEFISGLSND, encoded by the coding sequence ATGATAAAATTACTGCTGTTAGGTACTGCGAGTTGCCATCTGTGCGAAGAGGCGGAAGCCATCGTTGATGTCTGCAGAGCGCAAGCCGCCGATCAACTGACTGTCGAGACGGTAGACATAGCCGAGCAGACTCAATGGCAGGCAGATTACGCGGTACGAATTCCCGTTTTATATCATCCGGCAACTCAACAAGATTTGGGATGGCCGTTTGGCCGAAAGGATGTTAACGAATTTATTAGTGGACTAAGCAATGACTGA
- the glyQ gene encoding glycine--tRNA ligase subunit alpha: MSSINNDVSTFQGLILALQKYWSSQGCILLQPLDQEVGAGTFHPATFLRAIGPEPWNTAYVQPSRRPTDGRFGENPNRLQHYYQFQVALKPSPDNIQELYLNSLRHLGLDLLEHDIRFVEDNWESPTLGAWGLGWEVWLNGMEVTQFTYFQQVGGLECKPVLGEITYGLERIAMYLQGVKSVYDLIWTKGPFGTVTYGDVFHQNEVEMSAFNFEQANVEFMFQCFDTYEQECRKLIDLDLPLPAYEMVLKASHAFNLLDARHAISVTERQRYILRVRNMSKSVAEAYYQRRESLGFPMLTGQGAQ, translated from the coding sequence GTGTCGAGTATAAATAACGATGTATCCACATTTCAGGGACTTATCCTGGCCCTACAAAAATACTGGTCAAGTCAGGGCTGTATTTTATTGCAGCCTTTGGATCAGGAAGTCGGCGCCGGGACCTTTCATCCAGCCACTTTCCTGCGCGCCATAGGCCCCGAGCCCTGGAACACGGCCTATGTGCAGCCCTCGCGCCGCCCTACGGACGGCCGTTTCGGCGAAAACCCGAACCGCTTGCAGCATTACTACCAGTTTCAGGTGGCATTAAAACCGTCGCCGGACAACATTCAGGAACTGTACCTGAACTCGCTGCGGCATTTGGGCCTGGATCTGCTCGAACATGACATCCGTTTCGTCGAAGACAACTGGGAATCGCCGACCCTGGGCGCCTGGGGACTGGGCTGGGAAGTCTGGCTGAACGGCATGGAAGTCACGCAATTCACCTATTTCCAACAAGTCGGCGGCCTCGAATGCAAACCTGTCCTGGGAGAAATTACCTACGGTCTGGAGCGTATCGCCATGTATCTGCAGGGCGTCAAAAGCGTTTATGACCTGATCTGGACCAAAGGCCCGTTCGGCACAGTCACCTACGGCGACGTATTCCATCAGAATGAAGTGGAAATGTCGGCCTTCAACTTCGAGCAGGCCAATGTCGAGTTCATGTTCCAGTGCTTCGATACCTATGAACAGGAATGCCGCAAACTGATCGATCTGGACCTGCCGCTACCGGCTTATGAAATGGTGCTGAAGGCCTCACATGCTTTCAACCTGCTGGATGCGCGTCACGCCATCTCGGTCACCGAACGCCAACGCTACATTTTAAGAGTCAGAAACATGTCCAAATCCGTAGCCGAAGCCTATTACCAACGCAGGGAATCGCTAGGCTTCCCGATGCTGACAGGACAAGGAGCACAATAA
- a CDS encoding lysophospholipid acyltransferase family protein: MTQHSTSFQGNKLRLYLGSALLFISIFTTATIDGILILLCMPAPFAVRYKIATAWCSLVVWMTKFFCGLGYEVEGLEHIKGLDAAIVLSKHQSAWETLALRHILPPQTTLLKRSLLWMPLWGWALATLRPIAIDRENQRAAMRKLLDQGTACLQEGLWVVTFPEGTRTAPGEEKKFGAGGAMLAQKSGYPVIPVALNAGEYWPRYSFLKYPGTIKVKIGPPIESRGRKAADINAEAEAWIRQAMQDISTR; encoded by the coding sequence ATGACGCAGCACAGTACCTCGTTTCAAGGCAATAAACTCCGGCTTTATCTCGGTTCGGCCCTGTTATTTATCAGTATTTTTACTACGGCGACAATCGACGGCATATTAATTCTTTTGTGCATGCCGGCACCTTTCGCCGTGCGCTATAAAATCGCCACCGCCTGGTGCTCCCTTGTTGTTTGGATGACGAAATTTTTCTGCGGTCTCGGCTATGAGGTTGAAGGACTGGAACATATCAAGGGACTGGATGCGGCCATCGTACTGAGCAAGCATCAGTCTGCCTGGGAAACGCTGGCGTTAAGACATATTCTTCCGCCTCAAACTACTTTATTAAAACGCTCATTGCTCTGGATGCCGCTTTGGGGTTGGGCACTAGCAACGCTCAGACCGATAGCAATAGACCGCGAAAATCAGCGTGCCGCCATGCGTAAGCTACTGGACCAAGGCACCGCTTGCCTGCAGGAAGGTTTATGGGTCGTAACTTTTCCTGAAGGTACACGTACTGCGCCCGGAGAAGAAAAGAAATTCGGCGCCGGCGGCGCCATGCTGGCGCAAAAATCAGGTTATCCGGTCATACCTGTTGCGCTTAACGCCGGGGAGTATTGGCCTCGCTACAGCTTTTTAAAATATCCGGGGACGATCAAGGTAAAAATCGGCCCTCCCATTGAAAGCCGGGGCCGCAAAGCTGCCGATATCAATGCCGAGGCCGAAGCCTGGATCAGGCAGGCCATGCAGGACATCAGCACGCGTTAA
- a CDS encoding TIGR00645 family protein codes for MTIKEKTERLIERLMYASRWILAPVYIGMSLALLGLSIKFFQELYHFIPHILEVDESDLVLKLLTLIDLTLVASLIVIVMFSGYENFVSQLDLGENTEKLEWLGTHDYTSLKMKVASSIVAISSIHLLKIFMNTQTTDNDKIMWYVLMHLTFVISALFMGYLERLTKH; via the coding sequence ATGACAATCAAAGAGAAAACGGAGCGGCTAATAGAAAGGCTCATGTATGCCAGTCGCTGGATTTTGGCGCCGGTCTATATCGGCATGAGCCTGGCTTTATTGGGGCTTTCAATAAAATTTTTTCAGGAACTTTATCATTTCATTCCTCATATCCTTGAAGTAGACGAGTCCGATCTGGTTCTGAAATTGCTGACTCTGATCGACCTGACGCTGGTAGCGAGCCTGATCGTTATCGTCATGTTCAGCGGTTATGAAAATTTCGTCTCGCAATTGGACCTTGGCGAGAATACCGAAAAGCTCGAGTGGCTGGGTACGCATGACTATACCTCTTTAAAAATGAAAGTGGCCTCATCGATAGTCGCCATTTCTTCGATCCATTTATTGAAAATTTTCATGAACACACAAACGACCGATAATGACAAAATCATGTGGTATGTGCTGATGCACCTGACCTTCGTGATATCGGCCCTGTTTATGGGGTATCTTGAAAGACTGACCAAGCACTGA
- the glyS gene encoding glycine--tRNA ligase subunit beta yields the protein MATSKHLLFELGSEELPPTTLLKMATALLNNITQGLKDAELNFSGSRFYATPRRLAVLIEDLATAQPDKTVEKRGPAVQAAFAPDGTPSKAAQGFAVSCGTTFDKLERLKTDKGEWLSFTQHVQGQATESLIPDIIRHSIAGLPIAKRMRWGSSTTEFVRPVHWAVLLYGDAVIDTEILGLKSGAATHGHRFHAPQPLTIDKPENYAQILFEQGKVIADFEQRKTIIRNAAEQAAAAVNGTAHIEEDLLEEIAALNEWPVPITGNFDPRFLELPAEVLITTMQTNQKYFPVKNNAAGGLLPHFITFSNIESSNPQSIQHGNERVVTPRLSDAEFFWKQDRKKTLEERLLTLSSIVFQEKLGTLADKTQRVVTLAEYIAGKLNENIDLAKRAALLAKTDLMTDMVGEFGNLQGIMGRYYALADNEPAEVAWALEEQYFPKQSGSPTPSSKTGQILAIAEKIDTLTGIFSAGLIPTGDKDPYALRRAALGTLRIIIENRLNLDIKDLIAFSLRQFTHEFEHDETYKLVVDFVFDRLRGYCLDQGYTADEFDAVISVTPAEPLDFIQRLQAVKAFRQLPEAESLAAANKRIRNILRKSDTKAADSVGNLSEAQEKQLLAAASQSAKDIQPLLAERDYQGVLNRLAQLRNDVDAFFDHVMVMTDDLDLRANRLALLTLVSEQFLTCADISRLQS from the coding sequence ATGGCGACAAGCAAACATTTACTGTTCGAATTGGGTTCGGAAGAACTGCCGCCGACCACCCTGCTGAAAATGGCGACCGCCCTGCTGAACAATATCACGCAGGGGCTGAAAGACGCCGAACTGAATTTCAGCGGCAGTCGATTCTATGCGACGCCGAGGCGACTGGCCGTGTTGATCGAAGATCTGGCCACGGCGCAACCCGACAAAACGGTCGAAAAACGAGGCCCCGCCGTGCAGGCGGCCTTTGCGCCGGACGGCACGCCCAGCAAGGCGGCCCAGGGCTTTGCCGTCAGCTGCGGCACGACTTTCGACAAACTGGAGCGCCTGAAAACCGACAAGGGCGAATGGCTGTCCTTCACGCAGCACGTCCAGGGCCAGGCCACTGAAAGCCTGATTCCGGACATCATCCGGCACAGCATTGCCGGACTCCCGATCGCCAAACGCATGCGCTGGGGCAGCAGCACGACCGAATTCGTCAGGCCCGTACATTGGGCCGTGCTGTTGTACGGCGATGCCGTCATCGATACCGAGATTCTAGGCCTGAAATCCGGCGCCGCTACGCACGGCCACCGTTTCCATGCGCCGCAACCGCTGACCATCGACAAGCCTGAAAACTATGCGCAAATCCTGTTCGAGCAAGGCAAAGTCATCGCCGACTTCGAGCAACGCAAAACCATTATCAGAAACGCCGCTGAGCAGGCGGCCGCAGCCGTCAACGGCACCGCGCACATCGAAGAAGACCTGCTCGAAGAGATCGCGGCCTTAAACGAATGGCCGGTGCCGATCACCGGCAATTTCGATCCGCGCTTTCTGGAACTGCCGGCCGAAGTGCTGATTACCACCATGCAGACCAACCAGAAATATTTCCCGGTCAAGAATAATGCCGCCGGCGGTCTGCTGCCGCATTTCATCACCTTCAGCAATATCGAAAGCAGCAACCCGCAATCGATACAGCACGGCAACGAGCGCGTGGTAACACCGCGCCTGTCCGACGCCGAGTTCTTCTGGAAACAGGACCGCAAAAAGACGTTGGAAGAGCGCCTGTTGACGCTGTCCAGCATCGTCTTCCAGGAAAAATTGGGCACGTTGGCCGATAAAACGCAGCGCGTCGTCACACTCGCGGAATACATTGCCGGCAAGCTCAATGAGAACATCGATCTGGCCAAACGCGCAGCTTTGCTGGCCAAGACCGACCTGATGACCGACATGGTCGGCGAATTCGGCAACCTGCAAGGCATCATGGGCCGCTACTATGCGCTGGCCGACAACGAGCCGGCCGAAGTTGCCTGGGCGCTTGAGGAACAATACTTCCCGAAACAGTCCGGCAGTCCGACACCGAGCAGCAAGACCGGCCAGATTCTGGCTATCGCGGAAAAAATCGATACGCTGACCGGCATATTCAGCGCCGGCTTGATCCCTACCGGCGACAAGGACCCTTACGCCTTGCGCAGAGCCGCGCTCGGCACGTTGCGCATCATTATCGAGAACCGGCTGAATCTCGATATTAAAGATCTGATCGCGTTCTCGCTGCGGCAATTCACGCACGAATTCGAGCACGACGAAACCTATAAGCTGGTAGTCGATTTCGTCTTCGACCGCCTGAGAGGCTACTGCCTCGACCAGGGTTATACTGCCGATGAATTTGATGCCGTGATATCGGTAACGCCGGCAGAACCGCTGGATTTTATTCAGCGACTGCAGGCCGTCAAGGCGTTCAGACAGTTGCCGGAAGCCGAAAGCCTGGCGGCCGCCAACAAGCGCATCCGCAATATTCTGAGAAAATCGGATACCAAAGCCGCCGACAGCGTCGGCAATTTGAGCGAAGCGCAGGAAAAACAGCTGTTGGCCGCCGCCTCGCAGTCGGCCAAAGACATCCAGCCGTTGCTGGCTGAACGCGACTATCAAGGCGTACTGAACCGCTTGGCCCAGCTCAGGAACGACGTGGACGCCTTCTTCGATCATGTCATGGTCATGACCGATGATCTGGACCTGCGCGCCAACCGTCTGGCCCTGCTGACGCTGGTGTCCGAGCAGTTTTTGACCTGTGCCGACATATCCAGACTGCAATCGTAA